One genomic window of Alphaproteobacteria bacterium includes the following:
- a CDS encoding YifB family Mg chelatase-like AAA ATPase, translated as MVARIHTIAFQGIDALNIDVQVTFTPGLPAFTIVGLPDKAVGESRERVRAALNGLGLSLPAKRITVNLSPADVLKEGSHFDLPIALGLLVSMNVLSSQELQEYIVLGELALDGSLLPVNGVLPTAIAAFAQDKGLICPEACGQEAAWAGDIRILAPKHLLALINHFKGTQILPIPQRANIPQQQFNLDMRDVKGQEMAKRAFEIAAAGAHNILMLGPPGAGKSMLAARMPTILPDLEPEEALEISMIQSVAGLISEGHIQRARPYRAPHHSASLAAMVGGGPNAKPGEISLSHHGVLFLDELPEFSRATLEALRQPIETGSISVARVNAHITYPARVQLIAAMNPCKCGYLSNPGLACGRAPKCGQDYQAKISGPILDRIDLHLDLPAVKIDDLHLPPAKEGSAEIRERVRLAREKQKQRYLELAPHLKIRTNAAIDDGLLREIAQPDPEGRKMLERAADKFNFSARGYHRLLRVARTIADLENEDHIRLTHIAEAISYRKISMMQAA; from the coding sequence ATGGTCGCACGCATTCACACAATCGCTTTTCAGGGTATTGATGCTTTAAATATTGATGTTCAAGTGACGTTTACCCCTGGATTACCTGCTTTTACGATTGTTGGCTTACCTGATAAAGCCGTTGGTGAATCGCGTGAACGCGTGCGTGCCGCCCTTAATGGTCTCGGTCTTTCCTTACCTGCCAAACGCATTACTGTTAATTTATCCCCTGCCGATGTCCTTAAAGAAGGCAGTCATTTTGATTTACCCATTGCGCTCGGTTTATTGGTTTCAATGAATGTATTATCGAGTCAAGAATTACAAGAATATATCGTGTTGGGCGAACTTGCTCTTGATGGATCCTTATTACCCGTTAATGGTGTTTTGCCAACAGCCATTGCAGCTTTTGCACAGGATAAAGGACTTATTTGCCCTGAAGCCTGTGGCCAAGAAGCCGCTTGGGCAGGCGACATTCGTATCCTTGCGCCTAAGCATCTTTTAGCACTTATTAATCATTTTAAGGGCACACAAATTTTACCTATTCCACAACGTGCCAATATTCCGCAACAACAATTTAATCTTGATATGCGCGATGTCAAAGGCCAAGAAATGGCCAAACGCGCTTTCGAAATTGCGGCAGCGGGCGCACATAATATTTTAATGTTAGGGCCACCTGGTGCTGGTAAATCGATGCTAGCCGCGCGCATGCCCACCATTTTGCCTGATCTTGAACCTGAAGAAGCGCTTGAAATTAGTATGATTCAAAGTGTGGCGGGTCTTATTTCGGAAGGTCATATTCAACGAGCGCGCCCTTATCGTGCACCACATCATTCAGCATCACTCGCTGCCATGGTGGGCGGTGGACCCAATGCAAAGCCAGGTGAGATTTCCTTATCGCATCATGGCGTTTTGTTTTTAGATGAATTACCCGAATTTTCGCGGGCAACCCTTGAAGCGTTACGGCAACCCATTGAAACAGGCTCTATTTCTGTTGCACGTGTGAACGCACATATCACCTATCCTGCACGTGTTCAGTTGATAGCTGCCATGAATCCATGCAAATGCGGTTATTTATCCAATCCGGGGTTAGCTTGTGGTCGTGCACCTAAATGTGGCCAAGATTATCAAGCTAAAATTTCAGGCCCTATTTTAGATCGTATTGATCTTCATTTAGATTTACCCGCTGTTAAAATCGATGATCTTCATTTGCCACCAGCCAAAGAAGGATCTGCAGAAATCAGAGAGCGTGTAAGATTAGCCCGTGAAAAACAAAAACAGCGTTACTTGGAACTCGCCCCACATTTAAAAATTCGAACCAATGCAGCAATCGATGATGGTCTATTACGCGAAATTGCACAACCTGATCCAGAAGGTCGTAAAATGCTAGAACGCGCCGCAGATAAATTTAATTTTTCGGCACGTGGGTATCATCGTTTATTACGTGTGGCACGCACCATTGCCGATCTTGAAAACGAAGATCATATTCGATTGACGCATATTGCAGAAGCCATTTCTTATCGTAAAATCAGTATGATGCAAGCGGCCTGA
- a CDS encoding NYN domain-containing protein produces MMFYPQERLALFIDGANLYAAARALSFDIDYKRLLNLFAQRGRLIRAFYYTALIEDQEYSPIRPLVDWLDYNGYTMVTKPTKEYTDSYGRRKVKGNMDIELAIDVMEMSEHVDHIVVFSGDGDFRCLVEAAQRKGVRVTVVSTVRSQPPMVADELRRQADHFMELMDLAPSIARSPSDAEDYHLDPKSFPYVEQVPQPVIEGYNPYPDVVRNNEDNVQAMSRGHKTDI; encoded by the coding sequence ATGATGTTTTACCCACAGGAACGCCTTGCCCTTTTTATTGACGGCGCAAATCTCTACGCGGCAGCACGCGCACTCTCTTTCGATATTGACTATAAACGATTACTCAATCTTTTTGCGCAACGTGGCAGGCTCATTCGGGCGTTCTACTATACAGCTTTAATTGAAGATCAAGAATATTCACCTATTAGACCTCTTGTTGATTGGCTTGATTATAACGGCTACACAATGGTCACAAAACCAACAAAAGAATACACTGATTCTTATGGTCGCCGTAAAGTTAAAGGCAATATGGATATTGAACTTGCCATTGACGTTATGGAAATGTCAGAACATGTCGATCATATCGTTGTCTTTAGTGGCGATGGTGATTTCAGATGTCTTGTAGAAGCGGCACAACGTAAAGGCGTACGCGTCACTGTTGTCAGCACTGTTCGTTCACAACCACCAATGGTTGCAGATGAATTACGCAGACAAGCGGATCATTTTATGGAACTTATGGATTTAGCACCTTCCATTGCACGTTCACCATCTGACGCCGAAGATTATCACTTAGACCCCAAAAGTTTCCCTTACGTTGAACAAGTTCCTCAGCCTGTTATAGAAGGCTACAATCCTTATCCTGACGTTGTCAGAAATAATGAGGATAATGTTCAAGCAATGTCACGTGGACATAAAACAGACATCTAA
- a CDS encoding uracil-DNA glycosylase, with translation MHPITCANEEDGLDHHQEPSKSCNLCPRLFNFRQINQTNHEDWFNAPVPSFGADDPQLLIIGLAPGLKGANRTGRPFTGDFAGILLYQTLIKYGFAQGVFDERIDDGLKLVNCKITNAVRCVPPENKPTPVEIKTCQQFLKNTLSAQKKLKVIVTLGKIAHDSLLDALGFKKSLYPFGHESIHHLKTTMLNDIVLISSYHCSKYNTSTKRLTEEMFHKVFEKASFFLK, from the coding sequence ATGCACCCAATAACATGCGCAAATGAAGAAGACGGTCTTGATCATCATCAAGAACCGTCTAAATCATGTAATTTGTGCCCAAGACTCTTTAACTTCAGGCAAATCAATCAGACAAATCACGAAGATTGGTTCAACGCACCAGTTCCTTCTTTTGGTGCAGATGACCCACAATTGCTGATTATAGGACTTGCACCCGGTCTTAAAGGTGCAAACCGTACGGGGCGTCCTTTTACGGGTGATTTTGCTGGTATTTTACTTTACCAAACTTTAATCAAATATGGATTTGCGCAAGGCGTTTTTGACGAACGCATTGATGATGGCTTAAAACTTGTTAATTGTAAAATTACCAACGCCGTTAGATGCGTACCACCAGAAAACAAACCAACACCTGTTGAAATTAAAACCTGCCAACAATTTTTGAAAAACACCCTTTCAGCTCAAAAAAAACTTAAAGTTATCGTGACACTTGGCAAAATAGCGCATGATAGCCTTCTTGATGCATTGGGTTTTAAAAAATCACTTTATCCTTTCGGCCACGAATCAATTCATCACCTTAAAACGACAATGCTAAACGATATTGTCCTTATTTCTAGTTATCATTGCTCTAAATACAACACAAGCACTAAAAGACTCACTGAAGAAATGTTCCACAAAGTCTTTGAAAAAGCATCATTTTTCTTGAAATAA